GCTTCGTTGATAATGTTCGCCAGATCGGCGCCGGAAAAACCGGGGGTCATCGCCGCGATGTTTTCGAGATCCGCGTCCGGGCCTAGCGTCACCTGTTGTGCATGCACGCGAAGAATCGCGAGCCGGCCGCTCTTATCCGGCCGATCCACCAGGACATGGCGGTCGAACCGGCCCGCCCGCAACAAGGCCGGATCAAGAATCTCGGGCCGGTTGGTGGCCGCCATGAGAATGACGCCAATCCGCGGATCGAACCCATCCATCTCGACCAGCAACTGATTCAAAGTCTGCTCCCGTTCCTCATGCGCCATCGGCCCCATGCCGCGCGCCTTTCCCAACGCATCGAGTTCGTCGATGAAGATGATGCAGGGAGCCTTCAGTTTGGCCTGTTCGAACAGATCACGAACCCGGGCCGCGCCCACCCCCACGAACATTTCCACAAACTCCGACCCGCTGATGCTGAAGAACGTCACCCCGGCTTCGCCCGCGACGGCGCGGGCCAAGAGCGTCTTGCCGGTTCCCGGCGGACCGACCAGCAAAATCCCCTTTGGGATCTTTCCGCCCAGTTTCGTGAACTTTTCCGGTGTCTTGAGGAACTCGATTACCTCGCGGAGTTCTTCCTTCGCCTCATCCACTCCCGCCACATCGGCGAAGGTCACCTTCGTATCCTTTTCCGCATAAATCTTCGCCTTGGACTGCCCCACCTGCATAAAACCGCCCTGCGCCTGGCCCAACCGGCGGAAAATAAAAAACCAGATCCCAAGAAACACGACGACCGGCAACATCCACGACAGCAGATCACGCCAGAAGGTGGTTTCGATCACCCCGGCGAATATGACACCGTGCTCATTAAGTTCCCGCACCAGATCGGGGTCCTCGACACGAATCGTCGTAAACAACTTCTGCTCTTTCGCCTCACCCTCGGGTTGGAGCTTCCCGGTCAGCACATGACTGCTCACCGACACCTCGGCCACTTTGCCTGTGGCCACCAAGGTCTTGAACTGGCTATAGGGCAGCTCTTCAACCTTGCTCAAGGCATGGATGAAATCGTGGACCAGGATCACGGCCCAGATGGCGAGAAACACATACCAGATGGAAAAGGAGATCTTTTTGTTCATAGGCACAGCCTGCCTTCTATGCTGAATTATTGCAAGGAGGGAGCCTGCGCCCCCCAAAGCGCTCACCGAACTTGCGCGAAATTATTGGGCAATCCGGGAACTGAGCTGACCAGGGGAGAGAAGCGCAGGGGAGTCTTGCTACAGGTTCAGACCAAGCGCTGTCGCGGAACGCAACAGAGGCTCGACTGCTTAGTCGCCCGCCGATCGAGTTATTTACACCCCTTGTAGGGGTCCTCGAACGTTGCTCCACACTCGAGACAACGCACCTGGCCCGTACGCTTCCCATCGAGACTCAAGACGTCGTCGATGAGGCGGGCATGGGGGCAGCAGGCTGTGTGGGGAGCCGGCATCGGCGAGGGGTGTTCGATCGTCTCATGCGACATGAACGACCTCTCAAGAGTCCAGGAAATAAATTGAGAAGGGATGATAAGCCTTCCCATTGGATTTGCCAAGCTACAAAATATGGTAGGTATTCTCCCCATCCCACCTATACACACGGCCATACGCTCCAATAGATTGGTTGTATTCGCTGATGGCACGGCCCGACATCAGTCGCAACAGCCAGCGCCGTTACACGACACGGTTCTTGCCGATCACGTGATAGTACAACACGGGAATGATGACCAGTGTCAGCAGCGTGGCGGCGGCCACGCCGAACAGCAACGACACCGCCAGACCTTGAAAGATGGGATCCAGAATAATGACAAAGGCCCCGACCATGAGGGCAGCGGCAGTGAGAAGAATTGGCCTGGTGCGGATTGCGCCGGCCTTGATGACGGCCTCCGCCAATGACGCGCCGCTTCGCTCTTGAAGCTGAATGAAGTCCACCAGCAAAATCGAGTTCCTGACGATGATGCCGGCGAGTGCGATAAAACCGATCATGGAGGTCGCGGTGAAATAGGAACCGGTCAGCCAATGGCCAGGCAGAATCCCGATCAGGGTGAGCGGGATCGGGGCCATAATGATCAGCGGCGTCAGGAATGATTGAAACTGCCCGACGATCAGCAGATAGATCAGGAGCATCGCCACCGCAAACGCGATGCCCATGTCGCGAAACGTTTCATAGGTAATCTGCCATTCCCCGTCCCACTTCATCGCCAGCTGCTCTTCCGACCAGGGCTGTCTCGCATAATATTGCTCAATCTGATAGCCCTCGGCCGGACGGTACGCGTCCAGTTTTTTCCCGACTCCCAGCACACCGTAGACCGGGCTCTCGGCCTTCTCCGCACCGGGCCCGCCGACATCGGCCACGATATAGACCACCGGCTTCTGATTTTTGTGGTAGATCGCGTGGTCCTGAATCCGCTGCTCGACGGTCAACAACTCGGACAGTT
This is a stretch of genomic DNA from Nitrospira sp.. It encodes these proteins:
- the ftsH gene encoding ATP-dependent zinc metalloprotease FtsH, which translates into the protein MNKKISFSIWYVFLAIWAVILVHDFIHALSKVEELPYSQFKTLVATGKVAEVSVSSHVLTGKLQPEGEAKEQKLFTTIRVEDPDLVRELNEHGVIFAGVIETTFWRDLLSWMLPVVVFLGIWFFIFRRLGQAQGGFMQVGQSKAKIYAEKDTKVTFADVAGVDEAKEELREVIEFLKTPEKFTKLGGKIPKGILLVGPPGTGKTLLARAVAGEAGVTFFSISGSEFVEMFVGVGAARVRDLFEQAKLKAPCIIFIDELDALGKARGMGPMAHEEREQTLNQLLVEMDGFDPRIGVILMAATNRPEILDPALLRAGRFDRHVLVDRPDKSGRLAILRVHAQQVTLGPDADLENIAAMTPGFSGADLANIINEAALLAVRRGKDQVGISELQEAVERVIAGLEKKNRVLNKMEKERVAYHETGHALVALSLPGADQVQKISIIPRGIAALGYTLQLPTEDRFLMTKSELENKVAVLLGGRIAEELIFGEASTGAQNDLVKATDIAKSMVKAYGMSEKLGAITLERERQPQFLQLQTAQEKGDYSEETAREIDCEIRRIVDGQYERVKQLLAGKKAALLAGATMLLEREVISGAELRAIMGKG